The following proteins come from a genomic window of Dreissena polymorpha isolate Duluth1 chromosome 1, UMN_Dpol_1.0, whole genome shotgun sequence:
- the LOC127864799 gene encoding 2'-deoxynucleoside 5'-phosphate N-hydrolase 1-like: MKIYFCGSIRGGRQDAEIYERLIDKLQTYGEVLTEHVGSKDVEKNEIDVSDEYIHDRDVRWLEESDVVVAEVTQTSIGVGYEIGRAVAMGKKILCLYRPSPDKRLSAMISGAHNGTTFVVKNYTEEEAEQIFKDFLT, encoded by the exons ATGAAGATATATTTCTGCGGAAGCATAAGAGGAGGCCGACAGGATGCTGAAATATACGAACGTCTAATTGATAAGCTTCAAACTTACGGAGAAGTCCTTACAGAACACGTAGGCTCTAAAGATGTTGAAAAAA atGAGATAGATGTGAGTGACGAGTACATACACGATCGAGATGTTCGGTGGCTGGAAGAGAGTGATG TGGTGGTAGCCGAGGTAACCCAGACCTCTATTGGAGTCGGGTACGAGATCGGACGAGCCGTTGCCATGGGCAAGAAAATACTGTGTCTCTACAGACCTTCGCCTGATAAAC GTCTTTCTGCCATGATATCTGGGGCTCACAATGGCACCACATTTGTCGTAAAAAATTACACCGAAGAAGAGGCGGAGCAAATATTTAAAGACTTTCTCACATAA
- the LOC127864798 gene encoding 2'-deoxynucleoside 5'-phosphate N-hydrolase 1-like, with protein sequence MISVKTMKIFFGGSMRGGRQDAEIYERLIEKLQTYGEVLTDHVGSKDVEKNETDATDKCIYDRVVRWLEESDVVVAEVTQTSIGVGYEIGRAVAMGKKILCLCRPSPDKHLSAMIAGAHNGTTFVVKNYTEEEEEQIFKDFLT encoded by the exons ATG ATTTCAGTGAAGACAATGAAGATATTTTTTGGCGGCAGCATGAGAGGAGGCCGACAGGATGCTGAAATATACGAACGACTAATTGAGAAGCTTCAAACTTACGGAGAAGTGCTTACAGATCACGTTGGCTCGAAAGATGTTGAAAAAA atGAGACAGATGCGACTGACAAGTGCATATACGACCGAGTTGTTCGGTGGCTGGAAGAGAGTGATG TTGTGGTAGCCGAGGTAACCCAGACCTCTATTGGAGTGGGGTACGAGATCGGACGAGCCGTGGCCATGGGCAAAAAGATACTGTGTCTCTGCAGACCTTCGCCTGATAAAC ATCTGTCTGCCATGATAGCTGGGGCTCACAATGGCACCACATTTGTCGTAAAAAATTACACCGAAGAAGAGGAGGAGCAAATATTTAAAGACTTTCTTACATAA
- the LOC127864800 gene encoding 2'-deoxynucleoside 5'-phosphate N-hydrolase 1-like, whose protein sequence is MKIYFCGSIGGGRQDDEIYARLIEKLQTYGEVLTKHVGSKTVVQDEIDLTAKYIHDRDVRWLEESDVVVAEVTQISMGVGYELGRAAAMGMKILCLYRPSPDKRLSDMIAGAHNGTKFIVKKYTEEEAEQIFKDFLI, encoded by the exons ATGAAGATATATTTTTGTGGCAGCATAGGAGGAGGTCGACAGGATGATGAAATATATGCACGACTTATTGAGAAGCTTCAAACTTACGGAGAGGTCCTTACAAAACACGTTGGCTCCAAAACTGTTGTTCAAG atGAGATAGATTTGACTGCCAAGTACATTCATGACCGAGATGTTCGGTGGCTCGAAGAGAGTGATG TTGTGGTAGCGGAGGTAACCCAGATCTCTATGGGAGTGGGGTACGAGCTCGGACGAGCCGCTGCCATGGGCATGAAGATACTGTGTCTCTACAGACCTTCGCCTGATAAAC GTCTGTCTGACATGATAGCTGGGGCTCACAACGGCACAAAATTTATCGTAAAAAAATACACCGAAGAAGAGGCGGAGCAAATATTTAAAGACTTTCTTATATAA